Proteins from a genomic interval of Equus quagga isolate Etosha38 chromosome 11, UCLA_HA_Equagga_1.0, whole genome shotgun sequence:
- the COQ3 gene encoding ubiquinone biosynthesis O-methyltransferase, mitochondrial isoform X1 — MWGSRKLISSGSRFLGVRRSGCRVAQGDCPRSTASAVYSENQLSWTLPIKPWIFSEYRIMWFKSCKMTFVCFNRMKSYRYPWTRLYSTSGTTVDSSEVKTFLALAHRWWDEQGVYAPLHSMNDLRVPFIRDNLLKTVANHQPGKPLSGMKILDVGCGGGLLTEPLGRLGASVIGIDPVAENIETAQRHKSFDPVLDKRIEYRACALEEIVEETAETFDAVIASEVVEHVTDLETFIQCCWQVLKPGASLFITTINKTQLSYALGIVFAEQIAGIVPKGTHTWEKFVSPEMLESILESNGLSVQTVAGMFYNPFSRYWHWSENTSLNYAAHAVKSGAQEHQVPAESVLKEETEELQATASTNAGVREEVKK; from the exons tttattcagaGAACCAGCTCAGTTGGACTCTACCAATTAAACCGTGGATTTTCAGTGAATATAGAATCATGTGGTTTAAATCCTGTAAAAtgacttttgtctgttttaataGAATGAAAAGTTACAG GTACCCTTGGACAAGACTGTACAGCACTTCTGGAACCACTGTAGACAGCAGTGAGGTGAAAACCTTCCTGGCCCTGGCTCACAGGTGGTGGGATGAGCAAGGAGTGTATGCGCCTCTTCATTCTATGAACGACCTGAGGGTGCCATTCATTAG agaCAATCTTTTGAAAACAGTTGCTAATCACCAGCCAGGAAAACCTTTGTCTGGGATGAAGATTCTTGATGTTGGCTGTGGTGGTGGATTGTTAACTGAA CCTCTAGGGCGGCTTGGGGCTTCAGTTATTGGAATTGATCCTGTGGCTGAGAACATTGAAACAGCACAGCGCCATAAATCATTTGATCCGGTTCTGGATAAGAGGATAGAGTACAGAGCCTGTGCCCTGGAAGAGATTGTGGAAGAAACTGCAGAAACGTTTGATGCTGTCATAGCTTCTGAAGTTGTAGAGCATGTGACTGATCTAGAAACATTTATACAGTGCTGCTGGCAAGTGTTGAAA cCCGGTGCTTCTTTATTCATTACTACAATCAACAAGACACAGCTGTCCTATGCCTTGGGAATTGTTTTTGCAGAGCAAATTGCAGGTATTGTACCAAAAGGTACTCATACATGGGAGAAGTTTGTTTCACCGGAAATGCTCGAGAGCATTCTGGAATCAA atggTCTGTCTGTTCAAACGGTGGCAGGAATGTTCTACAACCCCTTCTCCCGGTACTGGCATTGGAGTGAGAACACCAGCCTTAACTATGCAGCTCATGCTGTGAAATCCGGGGCTCAGGAACACCAGGTGCCTGCGGAGTCTGTTCTAAAGGAGGAAACCGAAGAGCTCCAAGCTACAGCCTCCACCAACGCAGGTGTGCGCGAAGAGGTGAAGAAATGA
- the COQ3 gene encoding ubiquinone biosynthesis O-methyltransferase, mitochondrial isoform X2, producing the protein MWFKSCKMTFVCFNRMKSYRYPWTRLYSTSGTTVDSSEVKTFLALAHRWWDEQGVYAPLHSMNDLRVPFIRDNLLKTVANHQPGKPLSGMKILDVGCGGGLLTEPLGRLGASVIGIDPVAENIETAQRHKSFDPVLDKRIEYRACALEEIVEETAETFDAVIASEVVEHVTDLETFIQCCWQVLKPGASLFITTINKTQLSYALGIVFAEQIAGIVPKGTHTWEKFVSPEMLESILESNGLSVQTVAGMFYNPFSRYWHWSENTSLNYAAHAVKSGAQEHQVPAESVLKEETEELQATASTNAGVREEVKK; encoded by the exons ATGTGGTTTAAATCCTGTAAAAtgacttttgtctgttttaataGAATGAAAAGTTACAG GTACCCTTGGACAAGACTGTACAGCACTTCTGGAACCACTGTAGACAGCAGTGAGGTGAAAACCTTCCTGGCCCTGGCTCACAGGTGGTGGGATGAGCAAGGAGTGTATGCGCCTCTTCATTCTATGAACGACCTGAGGGTGCCATTCATTAG agaCAATCTTTTGAAAACAGTTGCTAATCACCAGCCAGGAAAACCTTTGTCTGGGATGAAGATTCTTGATGTTGGCTGTGGTGGTGGATTGTTAACTGAA CCTCTAGGGCGGCTTGGGGCTTCAGTTATTGGAATTGATCCTGTGGCTGAGAACATTGAAACAGCACAGCGCCATAAATCATTTGATCCGGTTCTGGATAAGAGGATAGAGTACAGAGCCTGTGCCCTGGAAGAGATTGTGGAAGAAACTGCAGAAACGTTTGATGCTGTCATAGCTTCTGAAGTTGTAGAGCATGTGACTGATCTAGAAACATTTATACAGTGCTGCTGGCAAGTGTTGAAA cCCGGTGCTTCTTTATTCATTACTACAATCAACAAGACACAGCTGTCCTATGCCTTGGGAATTGTTTTTGCAGAGCAAATTGCAGGTATTGTACCAAAAGGTACTCATACATGGGAGAAGTTTGTTTCACCGGAAATGCTCGAGAGCATTCTGGAATCAA atggTCTGTCTGTTCAAACGGTGGCAGGAATGTTCTACAACCCCTTCTCCCGGTACTGGCATTGGAGTGAGAACACCAGCCTTAACTATGCAGCTCATGCTGTGAAATCCGGGGCTCAGGAACACCAGGTGCCTGCGGAGTCTGTTCTAAAGGAGGAAACCGAAGAGCTCCAAGCTACAGCCTCCACCAACGCAGGTGTGCGCGAAGAGGTGAAGAAATGA